AAGCCTATATGCAACGAATTTTGATCTTTTTTAACAGCCAGTAACGATTCTTGCGGATATAGTACCGATTGCTTGGCCAGCTCTTCGAAACCGGTAATCTGAGGTTGCGCCATGGAATAGCAAAAAAATGAAAGTGAAAACGTAATTAACTGCCAGTAACCTCTTATACCTTTTTTACTTCTAATATTCTCATACCACTTTCGTCGGCCGATAAATGCAGCATCAAATACTGCATTGGCCACAAGGACTCAATTTTTCCCGGCCACTCCACAAAACAAAAGCTACCTGAATCAAAATATTCTTCCACTCCCATATCCAGCGCTTCGGCCTCATCCTTAATCCTGTAAAAATCAAAGTGATAGATTACTTCTCTATCCGATTCATACTCATTGACCAGCGAAAAAGTGGGACTCTGAACATGGGTTGTGACGCCCAAATGTCGGCAAAGCGCTTTGATCAGTGTTGTTTTCCCGGCCCCCATGTGCCCTTCAAACAACCAAACCGGCCTGTCTTTACCAATTTGGAGCAGTTGAGACGAAACCGCTTGCAGCTCATCCAGCTCTTTAAAATGTATGGTGGTAGGCTCTGCGATCATGTTACAAAAATACACAATTTGGAAAAACTCACTGCAATTTTATCCATTCGCTCTCCCTGTCCCGGCGTTAAAAAATAAAACCGGAAGCCTGTATGAAGCTCCCGGTTTCTATCGATCAGTGAATCAGCGCACTACACTTTCCATTCTTTACGCATCTCGCGACCGAGCAGTTTATTTGCCTCTTTATCGTCAAATTTCTCCTTCTCCGCGTCCCATTTGAGTGAGCGCTGCAACTGGTAGGTAATGTTACCAATATTGCAAACCGACGCCGTCCGATGCCCTGTTTCCACATCACAAATGGGCGGTTTCCTTGTCTTTATCGCGTTTAAAAAATCTTTATAATGATTCGTACTGACATACACCTTATAATCCCCTTCCTGAAAAACCTTGTCTTTCAATGGTTCGGGAGTGGTACGCAACTCGCCTCGTGCCACAAAAACTTCTCCATCTGATCCCACAAAATGGCAATGCGGTTTCCCTTCCATCGGCCGGTGAATGACCTCTACGCCGTTGGCATATTTGTAAACCAATCCCTTCCCCGGTTCCGAATAAATGAGTTCCGTTGGGCCGCTGCTGTCCATACCCAGGCCCCACTGGGCGATATCGAACATATGTGCACCCCAGTCAGTCATTCCGCCCCCGCCAAACTCCGTATAATCGCGCCACTTTGGCCAGAATGTGGCATCCATAGCTGGTGCCAGCACATTGTTATAGGGCCGGCTCGTGACATTAGGTCCCATCCACATATCCCAGTTTAACCCGGAAGGAGCAGCTTCCTGCTGCAAGTCCCATACTTTCGGTGGCCCACCCACATTCACATATACTTTTTGAATCTTACCAATAGCACCGCTACGTACCAGCTGCACAGCCTGTGTGAATTCTTTGGATGAACGCTGCATACTTCCCGTCTGAAAAACGCGATTATTTTTCCGGGTAGCATCCACCATTGCTCGTCCTTCCTTTACGGTCAGCGATAACGGCTTTTCGCAGTAAATGTCTTTACCCGCCTGCGCCGCTCTAACTGCCATCGCAGCATGCCAGTGATCGGGCGATGCGATTACGACGGCATCAATGTCTTTTCGCGAAAGCAGCTCGCGGAAATCAGTGATCCCTACTGCGGATTTATAATTATTTTGGCCCAGCTTTTCGGCATACCATTTGTTTGTGACATTCAAAAATGAGTCCAGTTTGACGGCATATACATCCGAAGCAGCTACGATCTGGGTTTCCATAGTATCCAGGAAACGATTGCGCAACCCGCTGCTCTGACGGCCGCATCCGATAAAACCCAGAGCAACCTTGTCACTCGGCGCAGTATAACCTTTACCCAAAACATGCCTTGGAACAATCATAAAAGAAGAAACGACCGCTCCTGCTTTCAGGAAATCCCGACGTTGCATACGTTCAACATTCATATAATTTGAAAGAAAAGTCCAACAAAATTTTAACAAAAAAGATGAAAACTCATGTTTCTACTGAATTAGATCGTATATCTGCATTCTCGTTTCTAATTACCATGCAAACCTTGTAAGCTGGTGATTTTAAATGCTCCTAAACACTTAAAATATGCTACGAATTTCACTGTTTCTGTCCGTCATTTTCATCGGCAGTGCTGCTGCTCAGGTCACACAGCGTAATATTTTGTCCAAACAGTATTCTCCGGAAACCATCGCGCAGGCTTTGGTCCCAAGGGAAAACTGGGCACCCTACCCCAAAACGCCCGAAGAATGGAAAAAGCAGGTCGATCAAAAAGACTTGGACGCTATCATTCAGAGCGGCGAAGAGGCGCTGGCTAAGCCGATACCCGCCGTTACGGCTTCGTTGCTGCTTGATTACGTCCGTAGCGGTGACCGAGAAAGGCACAGTACCGCCTCTTTTGGGCGAAGAAACCAGCTGATGAGCCTGATTTTGGCTGAAAGTATCGAAGGAAAAGGCAGGTTCACCGAAGCAATCGTCAATCTGGTCTGGGCGATTTGTGAGGAAACTTATTGGGGCGTACCGGCGCATTTGGGCGTTCAAAAAGCAAAGAATGGCCTGCCCGACGCAGAAGATCCCACGGTAGATCTGTTTACAGCTGAAACCGCCGGCGTACTCGCATTGACGGACTATTTTATTGGCGAACAGCTCGACAAGATTTCCCCACTCATTCGCCGCAGGATTTATCAGGAAACTACTAGAAAGGTTTTCGAACCCATCAAACAAACCAACCGATACGGATACCTGAGCAAGACGAGCCCTGTCAACAACTGGAATCCGTGGATCGTTTCCAACCTGCTCATTGCGGATCTTTTATTGGAACAGGATAGCAAGAAAAGAATCGACTACGCCTACAATTATATGGTATTCCTTGATTCCTATTTCAACAGCCTGGGCGATGATGGCGGCTGCGACGAAGGTCCCAGTTACTGGTTCGCAGCAGGGGCCAGTGCTTACGACTGTCTTGAAATTCTGGAAAAAGCGACGAATGGCAAGGTTAATGTATAC
The genomic region above belongs to Dyadobacter pollutisoli and contains:
- the tsaE gene encoding tRNA (adenosine(37)-N6)-threonylcarbamoyltransferase complex ATPase subunit type 1 TsaE produces the protein MIAEPTTIHFKELDELQAVSSQLLQIGKDRPVWLFEGHMGAGKTTLIKALCRHLGVTTHVQSPTFSLVNEYESDREVIYHFDFYRIKDEAEALDMGVEEYFDSGSFCFVEWPGKIESLWPMQYLMLHLSADESGMRILEVKKV
- a CDS encoding Gfo/Idh/MocA family protein gives rise to the protein MNVERMQRRDFLKAGAVVSSFMIVPRHVLGKGYTAPSDKVALGFIGCGRQSSGLRNRFLDTMETQIVAASDVYAVKLDSFLNVTNKWYAEKLGQNNYKSAVGITDFRELLSRKDIDAVVIASPDHWHAAMAVRAAQAGKDIYCEKPLSLTVKEGRAMVDATRKNNRVFQTGSMQRSSKEFTQAVQLVRSGAIGKIQKVYVNVGGPPKVWDLQQEAAPSGLNWDMWMGPNVTSRPYNNVLAPAMDATFWPKWRDYTEFGGGGMTDWGAHMFDIAQWGLGMDSSGPTELIYSEPGKGLVYKYANGVEVIHRPMEGKPHCHFVGSDGEVFVARGELRTTPEPLKDKVFQEGDYKVYVSTNHYKDFLNAIKTRKPPICDVETGHRTASVCNIGNITYQLQRSLKWDAEKEKFDDKEANKLLGREMRKEWKV